The Quercus robur chromosome 7, dhQueRobu3.1, whole genome shotgun sequence genome has a segment encoding these proteins:
- the LOC126691476 gene encoding uncharacterized protein LOC126691476 — MNKALSQVSKSPFTRNIEDANLPWQFHQPTFTLYNSRTDPVEHVSHFSQRMAIYSRDEALMCKVFPSSLGPVAMTWFNGLRANSIDSFKKLTWAFGAHFITCSRVPRPLGSLLSMSMREGETLKTYSDKYWEMFNEIEGEHDDVAISTFKAGIPAEHDLRKSLIGKPVTSVHQLMDRIDKYRRVEEDQL, encoded by the coding sequence ATGAACAAAGCGTTAAGCCAGGTttccaaatcacccttcacaAGGAATATAGAGGATGCAAATCTTCCTTGGCAATTTCACCAGCCTACATTCACCCTATATAATAGTCGGACAGACCCAGTAGAACACGTTAGCCATTTCAGCCAAAGGATGGCCATCTACTCTAGAgatgaggctttgatgtgtaaggtctttCCATCAAGCTTGGGCCCGGTGGCAATGACATGGTTCAACGGTTTAAGAGCTAACTCTATCGATTCCTTCAAGAAACTTACCTGGGCTTTTGGCGCTCACTTTATTACCTGCAGCAGGGTTCCTCGACCTTTGGGGTCCTTGTTGTctatgtccatgcgagaaggtgAGACTCTTAAAACTTATTCAGATAAatactgggaaatgtttaatgagATAGAGGGAGAGCATGACGATGTGGCTATAAGTACTTTCAAGGCTGGTATTCCAGCTgagcatgatttgaggaaatctCTAATTGGTAAACCTGTTACTAGTGTACACCAATTGATGGATCGGATTGACAAGTAcagaagagtagaagaagaccaactgtag